One genomic segment of Coffea arabica cultivar ET-39 chromosome 6e, Coffea Arabica ET-39 HiFi, whole genome shotgun sequence includes these proteins:
- the LOC113695161 gene encoding probable LRR receptor-like serine/threonine-protein kinase At2g24230, with protein sequence MENGNLQNLLHDLPLGVQATEDWSTDTWEEDDNNSIQNIGSEGLLTTWRFRYKIALGTARALAFLHHGCSPPIIHRDVKASSVYLDLNLEPRLSDFGLAKIFGNGLEDEIARGSAGYVPPEFLDPQIGPPKNPTPKSDVFGFGVILFELITGKKPADDDYPDEKEATLVSWVRGLVRKNVGSRAIDPKIHGTGLETQMVEALKIGYLCTADLPSKRPTMQQVVGLLKDIEPVS encoded by the coding sequence ATGGAGAATGGAAACTTGCAAAATTTGCTTCATGACCTCCCACTTGGGGTTCAAGCTACAGAAGACTGGAGCACAGACACGTGGGAAGAAGATGATAACAATTCCATTCAAAACATTGGCTCCGAAGGATTGTTAACAACTTGGAGATTTAGGTACAAAATTGCACTTGGCACAGCGCGTGCGCTTGCATTTCTCCACCATGGCTGTTCTCCTCCTATTATACATCGAGATGTCAAAGCAAGCAGTGTCTATCTTGATCTGAATTTGGAACCAAGATTATCTGATTTCGGACTAGCTAAAATTTTTGGCAACGGTCTGGAGGATGAGATTGCTCGTGGGTCTGCAGGATATGTGCCACCAGAATTTCTTGACCCACAGATTGGGCCCCCTAAGAATCCAACACCTAAGTCTGATGTCTTTGGATTTGGAGTCATTCTTTTTGAGCTGATCACTGGGAAGAAGCCTGCAGACGATGATTATCCAGATGAAAAGGAAGCAACTTTAGTTAGTTGGGTGAGAGGATTAGTGAGGAAGAATGTAGGGTCAAGAGCTATTGATccaaaaatccatggtactggACTAGAGACTCAAATGGTGGAAGCTCTGAAGATTGGATATTTGTGCACTGCTGACCTTCCCTCAAAGCGACCAACTATGCAACAAGTAGTAGGGCTCCTGAAGGATATTGAACCTGTTTCATAG
- the LOC113695399 gene encoding protein WHAT'S THIS FACTOR 9, mitochondrial-like, whose protein sequence is MQFPTNQNNSKSPAEMGEEQLLRPLIDVQTDLKAACLLKDAIARFSTGYLPSKSLENTQKLLGITVPTLRFIRRFPTLFHEFPHPKWPSLARFELTHVAKLLRQQEMKVFDECQTDLVERLCLLLTMSKSQMIPLQSIHPLKWDFGLPDDFDKNLVKRFPDHFQIVKGTNGLACLKLVQWREEFAVSELQKSNEKRGLESDNGADGRNAYKYREFKRGKSALEFAMSFPRGYGAQKKVKAWMEEFQKLPYISPYEDSRRIDPNSELVEKRVVGVLHEFLSLTIYKKTKRNYLRSLREELILPHRFTRLFTRYPGIFYLSLKCKTTTVALREGYRRGRLAERHPIA, encoded by the exons ATGCAATTTCCAACAAATCAGAACAATAGTAAAAGTCCGGCTGAAATGGGTGAAGAACAGCTCCTTAGACCATTAATCGACGTCCAAACAGACCTTAAAGCCGCCTGCCTTCTCAAGGACGCTATAGCACGCTTCTCCACAGGCTATTTGCCCTCCAAATCACTGGAAAATACCCAGAAGCTATTGGGCATCACTGTCCCGACGCTGCGTTTCATTCGCAGATTCCCGACTTTATTCCATGAGTTCCCTCACCCCAAATGGCCTTCTTTGGCCCGTTTTGAGCTGACCCATGTTGCCAAATTGCTTCGTCAGCAAGAAATGAAGGTCTTTGATGAATGCCAGACTGATTTGGTTGAAAGGCTTTGCCTCCTCCTCACGATGTCCAAGTCCCAAATG ATACCTCTGCAATCAATACATCCGTTGAAATGGGATTTTGGTTTGCCAGATGATTTTGACAAGAATTTAGTCAAAAGGTTCCCAGATCATTTTCAGATTGTTAAAGGAACAAATGGATTGGCTTGTTTGAAGCTTGTTCAGTGGCGAGAAGAATTTGCTGTATCTGAGCTGCAAAAGAGCAATGAGAAGAGAGGATTAGAAAGTGATAATGGTGCTGATGGAAGAAATGCTTATAAGTATCGGGAATTCAAGAGGGGAAAATCAGCTTTAGAGTTCGCAATGAGTTTTCCCAGAGGCTATGGAGCTCAAAAGAAGGTGAAGGCATGGATGGAGGAATTTCAAAAGCTACCCTACATCTCTCCTTATGAGGATTCCAGGAGGATTGACCCAAATAGTGAACTTGTGGAGAAGAGAGTTGTTGGAGTGCTCCATGAATTTTTGAGCTTGACTATTTACAAGAAGACAAAGAGGAATTACTTGAGGTCCTTGAGAGAGGAGTTAATTCTTCCCCACAGGTTTACTCGACTATTTACTAGGTACCCAGGGATATTTTACTTATCGCTAAAATGTAAGACAACTACTGTTGCACTGAGAGAGGGGTACCGCAGGGGAAGACTAGCGGAACGACATCCTATTGCTTGA